From the Papaver somniferum cultivar HN1 chromosome 2, ASM357369v1, whole genome shotgun sequence genome, the window TGTTGATTTCCGAATTTCTTCTGCTGCAACTGATGGAGTTGGGGATGAAATTGGTGTTGAATCTTTTAATGCTGACTTTGATCTCGTCGTTGGTGATGtttatttttgaatttcttctacCGCAACTGATGGATTATCTTCTTtagttgatgttgaatcttccacAGTTGGTGTTGCGTTTGTCTTTGAAGctactttttttttcctctcaacATGATGTTACTGATACTGCAATCATCTAGGTGTTTTGGTTAgtaagattttagggtttttgattaaATGTTTTCAATAATTTGAAGAAATTTCCAGGGCACGTCTGCAAAATTCTTCAagattttcttcttctgcttttACTCTGCAAAACAACTAAAATGGATTTAAGGTTTTGTGCGTTACGCCgcagtttttaatttttaattcagTTTCTTTTTTGAGCAAACGTGTCGCAACCACGTTCATTGTGTCAGTTGCAAAACTGATTCCATTCGCTGCGCGTGTGCTTTATGAAACACGTGTGGAAGTCAGCAGCGTCTTTATACATTTGATGGACTAATCTGTTCCTAGTTGGATCGGGGTGGACTAATCTGTATTTTTTAGGGCGTTTTTGGACTGAACCGTTTTTTCCCCAATCCCCACAGGTGGAACCAGAACTAGAAGCCCAAAACTGATTATGGGGTTAAACTTCTAGGTCATGTGATGGACTTGTGAGTTTTTTCCATCGGAGTTTTGAAATTCTAGGTCCTGTGATGGACGTGTGAGTGACCTTATAAATCTGGTAGCAATTTGGGGTTGACATCTATACTAATTTGTAATAtacttcaatttttaaaaatctaaCTACTCGTGAGACAATCCATTATAATCCAGAATCATATATCTACAAAAATCTTAAAGATTCtttaaaaaatattataaatccACTAGATTCGGGTAAAATTGATATCTAATTTTATCTAGATAAATCCTGATGCAATACACCTCTGTAATACATTTGCGCTGCCATCTAAAATTTGCGAAGCGACCCATAATATGCTAAACTTCAGTTGGTAGAATTAGTGCCTCGTTATTTAAATTTTTCTCGTGAACCAATAATTGAAATTCATAAATGACTAAAAAATTTCCCGTAACCAAAATTTATCTAGCGGCCAAAACCACAATAGCTACTATTTCAAATTCGCCATCATAATTCAACTGTGGCTCATCACATCTGAATTGTCACCCAAAACCTCCCATACCgggaaagaaaacaaaagatgccACAGAACCCGAAATTTTGTCCAAGTAACCAAATCTGCCACCTAACCTCTGGCGATCCATCCATGTGCCAGATGCGCGTCAGAAGCAGCCAGACACGCAACTCTTACAAGGAAACAAACGTCGATATACTTCAACAATACTTCTGAACTACCATCCTCGAGGGGGAAGTTCAACTACCGATCAAGGTAttcaactctaaaaccctaagtTCATCATATCATTTTCCGTTTCCATTTTCAGATTGAAATCACTATTTGGGTTTTTGTAGGAGAAATGGAGAACAAGGGGCTATTGCAAAGTAAAGAATTGTATCAGGTATTGGTTTTTTCACATTTGATTTTCGTTCTATACATCATTTTCATGATTGGGTTAGGGGATTTTCTTCTGTAATGCTCTATTGATGTCTATTGTTTTTCTGTAATGCTCTTACTGATGTCTATTGAATTTGGGTATTATGAATCATGGTTTATGTTTGGTTAGTATATCTTGAATACTAGTGTGTACCCACGAGAATCAGAGTTTCTCAAGGAGTTGAGAGATGCTACTGCGGATTATCCAGGGTAATTCATTTCATCTTCTCCGCTTTCGTTGTTAAGCCTGTCTATATTAAGCTTGTACTGATCGAACTTAATAATCTAGGGCTTTGATGGGTACTGCACCAGATGCGGGTCAGTTAATGACATTGCTTCTGGGTCTTGTTAATGCAAAGAAGACAATTGAAATTGGGGTTTTCACAGGATACTCTCTCCTCCTAACTGCTCTTGCGATACCTGATGATGGGAAGGTTTGTTCGTTCGTCCATCTGCTTCCTTTTATCGATTCATGTCTCTCATTGTCTTCCTAACCAATCATGGTGACTGTGCACAATGACGCAGATTACAGCTATTGATGTTAGTCGGAAAGCATATGATGACATAGGATTACCAATTATTCAAAAGGCTGGCGTTGAACATAAAATCGATTTTGTTGAGTCTGTTGCTCTTCCTGTACTTGACAAACTGTTGGAAAATGTAAGTACTAAGAATCACTTTTAAGGAGATAAAAGGAAATTAATCACTGTGACGTCTGACGTGACCTGTAGTGAGTTCTTATCTTTAACAATGTCATCTGTTATTGTTGGCTATATATTGCAGGCAGAGAATGAAGGGACCATTGACTTTGCTTATGTCGACGCAGACAAGGTTAACTACTGGAATTATCATGAGAAATTGTTGAAACTGTTGAGAATTGGCGGCGTCGTAGTTTACGATAACACATTGTGGGGAGGATCAGTGGCTAAGACCGATGAATCTTTGGTTCCAGAGCCCTACAGAGCTTCTAGGCGTCACTCAATCGAGTTTAACAAGCTTATAGCAGCTGATTCTCGCATTCGGTTGTCACAGGTCCCAGTTGGTGATGGTAGCACTGTATGCGTACGTCTTCATTAGTTGCCTGTAGTTTCTTATATGGTAAACGGCACCAATCAGGTATCAACTGCAGTGTTGGCTTTCTTTGTTTTATGAATGACTGATTACTTAGAAGAGATCTGGATTATGAGAAGCAGGAATAAAGAATGGAATGTATGGAGATTTATTTATTTCTAGAGTGGGAGTGAGAGTTAGAGTTAGTATACACAGGAGTGAGTGCCTGTAGGTGTATGACGTGCTTCTTCGTTTTCCAGATTTCCCGGCTTGAGGACAAGCCTTGTTTGAAGGAGAGTGGGATGTAAGAGCACCGGCACTACTGTGTTGTCTTTCTCAACTATTTTTATTCTGCAACTGTTCGATGTTTCCGTTAATTAGTTCTGTTGCTTTTATTTTTGAACTCTCAACCTAAGTACCTGTTGTAGAACTGTTTTTTCCTTCATTCACTATATGTATTTCAAGGGGGTTAATCCCCCGCTGTGCCTGCTATTATACGGGAACGAATCTGCGCATCTGGATCCAAGGCATCAGGAGCTTTCCAATTGGAAGCAAGTCACAACCCTGGTGGTCCTTATGAGGATTTTGGAATGAAGTACAACATGGAAAATGGTGGGTCTCCTCCCGAGGGAGTCATGGATAAGATCCAGCAGAACACAACTACAATGAAACAATGCTACATTGCAGAAGATCTCTCATATGCGGATCTTTCTGGCTTCTTCTGAAGAATCACAAAGTTTGGGAGGGCCCGTGGTTGAGTTTGATGTTGATGCTTTTGATTCAGCCAATGactgagaggttgatgaagtctATTCCGAAGTTGGTTGCATATCTGTCTGGAATTCACTTTCTGTTATGACGCACTTTATGGAGTTGCTGGAGCTTATGGAAACCGCATTTTTGTTCAAGAGCTTGGTACACAAGAAAGTTCTTTTTGAATAAACTGTGTAC encodes:
- the LOC113349410 gene encoding probable caffeoyl-CoA O-methyltransferase At4g26220; the encoded protein is MENKGLLQSKELYQYILNTSVYPRESEFLKELRDATADYPGALMGTAPDAGQLMTLLLGLVNAKKTIEIGVFTGYSLLLTALAIPDDGKITAIDVSRKAYDDIGLPIIQKAGVEHKIDFVESVALPVLDKLLENAENEGTIDFAYVDADKVNYWNYHEKLLKLLRIGGVVVYDNTLWGGSVAKTDESLVPEPYRASRRHSIEFNKLIAADSRIRLSQVPVGDGSTVCVRLH